The following proteins come from a genomic window of Malus sylvestris chromosome 4, drMalSylv7.2, whole genome shotgun sequence:
- the LOC126617775 gene encoding probable lipid phosphate phosphatase beta: MEAAAAPPAKHTTTTAPPILGSVVALDTTVSRHLHILAKPFLPYSLLLLLELSADFRFFFPLSLSLLLAPTLTLAPIPIPSPSPTQILRPLLSPLILGLLLDLAVVGLIKLLFRRSRPLYNKNMSVAVSVDHFSFPSGHASRVCFVASLLHLSALALADALANLRSSSPFVDRWIGTDQVNAVSILVSVAWAWAAGTSVSRVLLGRHFVTDVFAGACLGVLEALVSFHFLRF; the protein is encoded by the coding sequence ATGGAGGCAGCAGCAGCACCACCAGCGAAACATACCACCACCACAGCGCCACCAATCCTCGGCAGCGTAGTAGCTCTAGATACGACCGTCTCCCGACATCTCCACATCCTCGCCAAACCCTTCCTCCCCTattccctcctcctcctcctcgaaCTCTCCGCCGATTTCCGCTTCTtcttccctctctccctctccctcctccTTGCcccaaccctaaccctagcccctATCCCGATCCCATCCCCAAGCCCAACCCAAATCCTCCGTCCACTCCTCTCCCCACTCATCCTCGGCCTCCTCCTCGACCTCGCCGTCGTCGGCCTAATCAAACTCCTCTTCCGCCGCTCCCGCCCTCTCTACAACAAGAACATGAGCGTCGCCGTTTCGGTGGACCATTTCTCCTTCCCCAGTGGGCACGCCTCTCGGGTTTGCTTCGTTGCCTCCCTCTTACACCTCTCCGCCCTCGCCCTCGCCGATGCCCTCGCCAACCTACGGTCATCgtctcccttcgttgatcgTTGGATCGGCACGGACCAGGTCAATGCCGTGAGTATTTTGGTCTCGGTTGCTTGGGCCTGGGCCGCCGGCACCTCCGTCTCTAGGGTTTTGCTGGGCAGGCATTTCGTCACCGACGTTTTCGCCGGGGCGTGTTTGGGAGTGCTTGAGGCTCTCGTTTCGTTTCACTTCCTGAGGTTCTAA